The sequence TTGGGGAAGACATTTCGAACCTCAACTCATACATTCCTCAGAAAACCCTCCCTGAAGTGGTGGGGCCTCTCTTTATGAGGCCACACACAGAGACCTAGGGTATGACACAGGGACCTAGGGTAGGTCATTGGAGACAGAGGGATGTAGACAatgcaagccattcagcccatcatctaATAGAGCAAGATAGAGACTATTTGCCCAATGAGTCAGTGATGACCACTATGCCCAGCTGGATGATCCCAATTTCCCGCAGTCAACTTTATCCGTTCTAACCCTGCCTTTCCATGCATTTATTCAGGTGCCCCTTCAATGATACCATTGTACCTGCTGcacccactttctctggcagttcggtctatatactcaccaccctatGGGTGAAAGAATTGCCCTGCAGGTCTGATTTAGATCATTTAGATCTGCTTCCAGTGCCAaagtagcgtgcccacaactcactaacactaaggTTTTTGgcaatgtggcaggaaactggaaaaCCCAGTTGAAACTCactgcagtcatggggagaaagtgcaaacacCTTAAAGACAGCAGTGGGATTTGTGCATACATGGCTACCATTGCAAATTTTCAGCTAACCTCCACAGAATTTATTGGTATTTTCCTTAACTTTATCTCCGAGATCCACATCACACCCTCTCACTTTTCCCTCCTATTTTCCTTTCGATAGTATTCTTAGTCATGTGACGTTAAGGGATTCACTGGCAAATTACCTAATTGCACCTTGTCCTTCCATACTTTTCTTGACCAAAGTCTGAATAACTCTTGTCTTGACATGTTTACTCTCCATTTCGACAGGAACATACTGCCTCTGCAGACTTGACATTTCTCAGCTCCTGCCCCAATCTCTCGGGTCGAACCCCAAGCCTGCGTTCTCACCGTTACACTGAACCCTCTCCGAGTTCCAGCTGCTCTTCCCTTGGCTGCATCCTGAAGAAATCGAGGAAGCCGATTGTTCACTCACCACCAAAGTCTCACTGCCTAGCGGATACTCACTCTGCCCTACTGGAAAGCACACACATCAATCAGAAGCATGTAAACTGGGAGTTGATGCTAAAGTGACCTCAGTACCAAAGGACGTTTGTGCTCCGAACCTCCCTCCCGCAGCAGTCACTGACTGACCGGCTATTGTTCCATCATTTTCCCACCCAAGACACCAATTAGGCATGACCGTCATGTTGCATGTGGGAAGGTTACATTGAAGCGTGAGGCATGACAGGGAGAGACAGGTTTTACCCACCGGGGGAGGAATGTTCTCTGGATCTGGTTCTGTCACTGAGACTCTGTCTGATGGCCCGAATCGTATTTGGACAATGGCAGTCAGCTGACCTCCTCTTGAGAATACCGCTGGTTTCTCTCCAAAGTACTCGATGAACTGCTGTTCCCTCATGGAATAACCGTGGATAGGTCCTTATCTGCCCCTCT comes from Mobula hypostoma chromosome 8, sMobHyp1.1, whole genome shotgun sequence and encodes:
- the LOC134350864 gene encoding uncharacterized protein LOC134350864; its protein translation is MSRMGIRCNDLLGASWLPLHTCMLRGPVSVGGLEVGEHWFKCYSQGDVHEKIVKELGIYPCEGPGVPCVLFVYRVSHESQYLQNALHWVTGGGRAQKEDICAVILLQKSRDVGEGQIRTYPRLFHEGTAVHRVLWRETSGILKRRSADCHCPNTIRAIRQSLSDRTRSREHSSPVGQSEYPLGSETLVVSEQSASSISSGCSQGKSSWNSERVQCNGENAGLGFDPRDWGRS